A single region of the Thermoanaerobacterium aotearoense genome encodes:
- a CDS encoding acyl-CoA dehydratase activase-related protein produces the protein MSKKVGIPKGLLYYNFYPMWKAFFEELGAEVVTSSDTCKKIIDDGVKTCVDETCLPVKTFMGHVIDLKEKGVDYIFVPRVISVERHRYLCSKFLGLPDLVRNLVSDLPPIIDMKIDFYRGDDFMKREILRVGKLFINDVSKIKDAYEKSLKMQRTFECIVREGFSNTEAIKIMEGEKLDANAKGDLKIALLAHPYDIMDDYLSMGLINRLKNMGAYVLTTNMIERDKIEKGAGKLQKDLFWTYGRDILGAGKYFIESEDIDGVISVSAFGCGPDSITEDLLERDYKRDGRIPFMSITIDEHTGEAGLNTRLEAFIDLLRWRKGEIMA, from the coding sequence ATGAGTAAAAAGGTTGGTATTCCAAAAGGGCTTTTATACTACAACTTTTATCCTATGTGGAAAGCATTTTTTGAAGAACTGGGCGCTGAAGTGGTTACTTCCAGTGATACATGCAAAAAAATAATTGATGATGGTGTCAAGACTTGTGTTGATGAAACGTGTCTTCCTGTAAAGACATTTATGGGACATGTGATTGATTTGAAGGAAAAAGGTGTTGATTATATTTTTGTTCCCAGAGTCATAAGCGTAGAAAGACATAGATATCTCTGCTCAAAATTTTTGGGGTTGCCTGACTTAGTGAGAAATCTTGTTTCTGATTTGCCGCCAATAATAGATATGAAGATTGATTTTTATCGTGGCGATGATTTTATGAAAAGAGAAATATTGAGAGTTGGTAAATTGTTCATCAACGATGTCAGTAAAATTAAAGACGCATACGAAAAATCTTTAAAAATGCAAAGGACTTTTGAATGCATCGTTCGAGAAGGTTTTTCAAATACAGAAGCAATAAAGATTATGGAAGGAGAAAAATTAGATGCAAATGCAAAAGGGGATTTAAAAATAGCTTTATTAGCCCATCCCTACGATATAATGGATGATTATTTATCTATGGGGTTGATAAATAGACTTAAGAATATGGGAGCTTATGTGCTTACTACAAATATGATAGAAAGAGATAAAATTGAAAAAGGTGCCGGTAAACTTCAAAAAGATTTGTTTTGGACTTATGGAAGGGATATTTTAGGTGCAGGTAAATATTTTATTGAAAGTGAAGATATAGATGGTGTAATATCTGTTTCAGCATTTGGATGTGGACCAGACTCTATCACTGAAGATCTTTTAGAAAGGGATTATAAAAGAGATGGTAGGATTCCATTTATGTCAATAACTATTGATGAGCATACTGGTGAGGCTGGTCTAAATACCAGATTAGAAGCATTTATTGATTTATTAAGATGGCGCAAAGGAGAGATTATGGCATGA
- a CDS encoding sugar ABC transporter permease, whose product MTSANANMNKSKLKEDRKMRPNEKVTLWVSRIIIWIFIIIILFPVAWVVGASLGTGDAFFSGTIFPKHISFQNYIDLFQKTQLLTWIKNSMILCFGVAIIQSILTSTSSYAFSRMKFVGRKNGLMTLLILQMFPTFMSLPAIYGILAKLDLLDNLYVFVLVLAGGSAFNIWLLKGYIDGLPKELDEAALVDGASYWQIFIRIILPLTAPMLVVIFLFSFIGTYSEFILSSAVLKSPESYTVALGLQRFITNQFSAHWTLFAAASVVASLPLVIIFMALQRYLQQGLAAGAVKG is encoded by the coding sequence ATGACGTCAGCTAATGCAAATATGAATAAAAGCAAATTAAAAGAAGATCGAAAAATGCGTCCAAACGAGAAAGTAACTTTGTGGGTTAGCAGAATTATAATTTGGATTTTCATTATAATAATTCTTTTTCCTGTGGCATGGGTTGTAGGTGCTTCGTTGGGGACAGGTGATGCTTTCTTTTCCGGTACAATTTTTCCAAAGCATATAAGCTTTCAAAATTATATAGACTTGTTTCAAAAAACACAGCTATTAACATGGATAAAAAACAGTATGATCTTGTGCTTTGGAGTGGCTATCATACAATCTATTTTAACATCTACTTCCTCATATGCATTTAGCAGAATGAAATTCGTCGGAAGAAAAAATGGATTAATGACTCTTTTGATTTTACAGATGTTTCCAACATTTATGTCTTTGCCAGCGATATACGGAATTTTGGCAAAATTAGATTTGCTTGATAATTTATATGTATTTGTTTTGGTGCTTGCAGGTGGTAGTGCTTTTAATATATGGCTTTTAAAAGGGTATATAGATGGATTGCCAAAAGAACTTGATGAAGCGGCATTGGTTGATGGCGCGTCATATTGGCAAATATTTATTAGAATAATATTGCCACTTACTGCACCTATGCTTGTTGTAATATTTTTGTTTAGCTTTATAGGGACATATAGCGAATTTATATTGTCAAGTGCTGTACTAAAATCACCTGAAAGTTATACTGTGGCACTTGGACTTCAAAGATTTATTACAAATCAATTTTCAGCCCATTGGACATTATTTGCGGCAGCGTCTGTTGTAGCTTCATTGCCACTTGTAATTATATTTATGGCATTGCAAAGGTATTTGCAACAAGGGCTTGCAGCTGGTGCTGTAAAAGGATAA
- a CDS encoding carbohydrate ABC transporter permease — translation MKTGTKIRDKLTPYAFLSPAILSMTVLSFLPIAYTIYIAFTNFSLNHFKQYQFVGFKNFIDIINGPLRTVFLPVLLWTVVFAAIATLANYVIGLFLAVLLNNKNMWETNIYRAILIIPWALPSTIAILAWQGLYNQDYGGINTLLSYLHISKIPWLTDPFWARVGIIIASAWMGYPFMMNASLGGLQAIPPELYEVADLDGATWFQKLRLITLPMLMSSALPLIISSFAFNFNNFGSVFLITGGGPPRTDTAFAGTTDLLVSAAYKMTMQFNRYDLASALSIIIFLIIGTLSYVNMRMTHAFEEVD, via the coding sequence ATGAAGACAGGAACAAAAATCAGAGACAAATTGACACCATATGCGTTTTTGTCACCTGCAATATTATCAATGACGGTGTTAAGTTTCTTACCTATTGCATATACCATATATATTGCGTTTACCAATTTTAGCCTGAATCACTTTAAACAATATCAATTTGTAGGATTTAAAAACTTTATCGATATTATCAATGGTCCGTTAAGAACGGTTTTTTTGCCAGTGCTTTTATGGACGGTTGTTTTTGCAGCGATAGCAACATTGGCTAATTATGTTATAGGTTTATTTTTGGCGGTTTTACTCAATAACAAAAATATGTGGGAAACGAATATTTATAGAGCCATACTCATAATTCCATGGGCATTGCCATCAACAATTGCAATATTAGCTTGGCAGGGTCTATACAATCAAGATTATGGTGGAATAAATACTTTGCTAAGTTACTTGCATATTTCAAAAATACCTTGGCTTACGGATCCATTCTGGGCAAGAGTGGGAATAATAATTGCCAGTGCGTGGATGGGATATCCTTTTATGATGAATGCATCTTTAGGGGGATTACAAGCTATACCACCAGAGTTATATGAAGTAGCAGATTTGGATGGTGCTACTTGGTTTCAAAAGTTAAGGCTTATAACACTTCCTATGCTTATGTCATCAGCGCTGCCACTTATTATATCATCATTTGCTTTTAATTTTAATAATTTTGGTTCTGTGTTTTTGATAACTGGTGGAGGCCCTCCAAGAACAGATACAGCTTTTGCTGGTACTACAGATTTACTCGTAAGTGCAGCTTATAAAATGACAATGCAATTTAATAGATACGATTTGGCGTCAGCATTGTCAATAATTATATTTTTGATAATTGGAACATTAAGCTATGTGAATATGAGAATGACGCATGCATTTGAGGAGGTGGACTAA
- a CDS encoding maltose ABC transporter substrate-binding protein produces MKKYTKIFAILTAMVLLLSVALTGCGSSKTNESKSSDNSSNNTSQTQQKKEPVELTVWSHLTDPEIAKVQEIANKWAQETGNKVKVLADQSDFQAFSTAAQSGKGPDIMFGLPHDNLGTFQKAGLLAEVPDGVINKSDYVPMSIDAVSYDGKMYAIPLSMETYGLFYNTSKVQTPPATLDDLIKVGQQVGFQYDINNFYYSFAFMAAYGGYVFKNNGGALDPNDIGLNNDGAKKGLSLIRDFVKTYKFMTADIKGDIAKGNFQNGKIGLYISGPWDVDGFKKANVPFKVAPLPTVDGKPMPSFAGVQAAFVSANSKHQQEAWDLLKYLAQNTALPLFETGNRIPVLNSVLNNDEVKNNDILNAFAEQAKNAIPMPNIPAMTAVWTPAGNALQLVTSGKATPDKAADDMVNQIKQGIATQQ; encoded by the coding sequence ATGAAAAAGTACACAAAAATTTTTGCAATACTTACTGCCATGGTATTGCTATTATCAGTTGCTTTAACAGGCTGTGGAAGCAGCAAGACAAATGAATCAAAGTCTTCAGATAATAGTTCTAATAACACTTCTCAGACACAGCAAAAAAAGGAACCAGTTGAATTGACGGTATGGTCACATTTGACAGATCCTGAAATAGCCAAGGTGCAAGAAATCGCTAACAAATGGGCTCAAGAGACAGGCAATAAAGTAAAAGTATTGGCTGATCAAAGCGACTTCCAGGCGTTTTCTACGGCAGCTCAGAGCGGTAAAGGGCCGGATATTATGTTTGGATTGCCGCATGATAATCTTGGAACATTCCAAAAGGCTGGGCTTTTAGCAGAAGTACCTGATGGAGTTATTAATAAATCTGATTATGTCCCGATGAGCATAGATGCAGTTTCATATGATGGGAAGATGTATGCAATACCATTATCAATGGAGACATACGGACTTTTCTACAATACAAGCAAAGTTCAAACTCCTCCAGCTACACTTGATGACTTGATTAAGGTTGGGCAGCAAGTTGGATTCCAATATGATATAAATAATTTCTACTACAGCTTTGCATTTATGGCTGCTTATGGTGGTTATGTATTTAAAAATAATGGAGGCGCTCTCGATCCAAATGACATAGGCTTAAATAATGATGGCGCAAAAAAAGGTTTGTCTTTGATAAGAGATTTTGTAAAAACTTATAAGTTTATGACTGCTGATATTAAGGGTGATATAGCTAAAGGCAATTTCCAAAATGGAAAGATAGGCCTTTATATAAGTGGTCCATGGGATGTTGATGGATTTAAGAAAGCAAATGTTCCTTTTAAAGTGGCTCCACTGCCTACAGTTGATGGGAAGCCGATGCCTTCATTTGCTGGTGTACAGGCAGCTTTTGTAAGCGCTAATTCTAAACATCAACAAGAAGCATGGGATTTATTAAAATATCTTGCTCAAAATACGGCATTGCCTCTTTTTGAAACAGGCAATAGAATTCCGGTTCTCAATTCTGTGTTAAACAATGATGAAGTTAAAAACAACGATATTTTGAATGCATTTGCTGAGCAAGCTAAGAATGCTATTCCTATGCCAAACATTCCTGCCATGACAGCAGTTTGGACACCGGCTGGTAATGCACTGCAGCTTGTAACATCAGGTAAAGCAACTCCTGATAAGGCAGCAGATGATATGGTCAATCAGATAAAGCAGGGTATTGCTACTCAGCAATAA
- a CDS encoding methyl-accepting chemotaxis protein, whose amino-acid sequence MKKKLLTPQTTRKQKSTLVKPNFQKLVINNKSIFTKLMVFIALIIILPLTFTGYMSANKSTQILKARIDVSNKDTLELINNYVNLFKNDVETQLTILSDNSQLLNYGKADFTTDKQNLQDLFTNILNAKNSKISIIYFATPDKKMIQSPDLPLDSNYDPTAQKWYKDAIENPDSIMWTGPYSNNGTNGAVFTVSKAIKSSLTSASSDVIGVLAFDINLDSLSNMISSIAIGKTGNVYILSNDGIILASKDKNSLFTYITKRDYGKKMISSNDTTFQYTDNGIVKFATIKNLSNFGWKAVVDMNSSELNDSVAQIKYNIILFSLICLLIGLLIAYFFSKGITSNIKKIMQIMNEASKGNIAQKINIKAKDEIGLLANGFNEMIDGIKNLIMEVFNAANNVNLYSEKLTSSSQKAEIITNEVAIAMKEIAKGAQEQAKDAENSASLTDELSKHVDIAIKNSENINNETNNVICATNQGIENIKDLSEKSKLTDLMQNKVKESTSYLKKKSIEIGNIVETITSIADQTNLLSLNAAIEAARAGESGKGFAVVADEVRKLASQSSKAANTIEQIIREIQANIDTTYKIVEDATSSIEEQNKALDKTIHTFHDIQSAVNCIVSELKKLNDSMERISQSKTNMITSIENIASVTEETAASTEEISSSAETQKKAIDEISKYARDLNTIANTLMAAVNNFKISK is encoded by the coding sequence ATGAAGAAAAAGTTGTTAACACCTCAAACCACTCGTAAGCAAAAATCAACTTTAGTTAAACCAAATTTTCAAAAACTTGTAATAAATAACAAAAGCATTTTTACTAAGTTAATGGTTTTTATCGCTTTAATTATAATTTTGCCACTTACATTTACAGGTTATATGTCTGCAAACAAATCTACTCAAATTCTAAAAGCTCGTATCGACGTTTCTAACAAGGATACTCTTGAGCTTATAAATAATTACGTAAATCTTTTTAAAAATGATGTAGAAACTCAGCTTACCATTCTATCTGACAACAGTCAATTATTAAATTACGGCAAAGCAGATTTCACAACAGATAAGCAAAATCTTCAAGATCTATTTACAAATATTTTAAATGCAAAGAATAGTAAAATATCAATAATTTATTTTGCAACACCTGACAAAAAAATGATTCAATCACCAGATTTGCCTCTTGATTCAAATTATGACCCAACCGCACAAAAATGGTACAAAGATGCAATAGAAAATCCTGACTCAATAATGTGGACAGGGCCCTACAGCAACAATGGCACAAACGGTGCAGTTTTCACTGTCTCAAAAGCTATTAAAAGTTCATTAACATCTGCTTCATCTGATGTAATAGGTGTTTTAGCCTTTGACATTAACCTTGATTCCCTTTCCAATATGATTTCATCAATTGCGATAGGTAAAACTGGAAATGTATATATTCTATCAAATGATGGTATCATATTAGCAAGTAAAGATAAAAATAGCCTTTTTACATATATAACCAAAAGAGATTATGGCAAAAAGATGATTTCTTCAAATGATACCACCTTTCAATATACTGATAACGGAATAGTAAAATTTGCAACTATAAAAAATCTCAGCAACTTCGGTTGGAAAGCAGTTGTTGATATGAATTCTTCAGAACTTAATGATAGTGTGGCACAAATAAAATACAATATAATTTTGTTTAGCTTAATATGCCTCCTGATAGGGCTTCTAATAGCATATTTCTTCTCAAAAGGCATTACATCCAATATAAAGAAAATAATGCAAATCATGAATGAAGCTTCAAAAGGAAACATAGCTCAAAAAATAAATATAAAAGCAAAAGATGAAATTGGATTACTTGCAAATGGTTTTAATGAAATGATTGATGGCATTAAAAATCTCATAATGGAAGTATTTAATGCCGCAAACAATGTTAATTTGTATTCCGAAAAATTGACTTCTTCATCACAAAAAGCCGAAATAATAACAAATGAAGTCGCTATTGCAATGAAAGAAATTGCAAAAGGAGCTCAAGAACAAGCTAAAGATGCTGAAAACAGTGCGTCACTTACGGATGAATTAAGTAAACATGTAGACATTGCAATTAAGAATTCGGAAAACATAAATAATGAAACAAATAATGTAATTTGCGCTACTAATCAAGGGATTGAAAATATAAAAGATTTAAGTGAAAAATCTAAATTAACTGATTTAATGCAGAATAAAGTAAAAGAATCGACTTCATACCTTAAGAAAAAATCAATAGAGATTGGCAATATAGTAGAAACAATTACTTCAATTGCAGATCAAACTAATCTTCTATCACTAAATGCTGCTATAGAAGCAGCAAGAGCCGGTGAAAGCGGAAAAGGATTTGCTGTTGTTGCCGATGAAGTCAGAAAACTCGCAAGTCAGTCATCAAAAGCAGCTAATACCATAGAACAGATAATAAGAGAGATACAAGCTAACATAGATACAACATATAAAATTGTTGAAGATGCTACCTCATCAATAGAAGAACAAAATAAAGCATTGGACAAAACCATACATACTTTCCATGATATTCAGTCAGCTGTAAATTGTATTGTCAGTGAACTAAAAAAATTAAACGATTCTATGGAAAGGATATCGCAAAGTAAAACTAATATGATAACATCTATTGAAAATATAGCATCTGTAACTGAAGAAACAGCAGCATCTACTGAGGAGATTTCTTCATCTGCTGAAACTCAGAAAAAAGCAATAGATGAAATATCAAAATATGCAAGAGATTTAAATACTATTGCTAATACATTAATGGCTGCTGTTAACAATTTTAAGATAAGTAAATAA
- a CDS encoding alpha-amylase family glycosyl hydrolase has protein sequence MKKTFKLILVLMLSLTLVFGLTAPIQAASDTAVSNVVNYSTDVIYQIVTDRFVDGNTSNNPTGDLYDPTHTSLKKYFGGDWQGIINKINDGYLTGMGVTAIWISQPVENIYAVLPDSTFGGSTSYHGYWARDFKRTNPYFGSFTDFQNLINTAHAHNIKVIIDFAPNHTSPASETDPTYAENGRLYDNGTLLGGYTNDTNGYFHHYGGTDFSSYEDGIYRNLFDLADLNQQNSTIDSYLKSAIKVWLDMGIDGIRLDAVKHMPFGWQKNFMDSILSYRPVFTFGEWFLGTNEIDANNTYFANESGMSLLDFRFSQKVRQVFRDNTDTMYGLDSMIQSTASDYNFINDMVTFIDNHDMDRFYNGGSTRPVEQALAFTLTSRGVPAIYYGTEQYMTGNGDPYNRAMMTSFNTSTTAYNVIKKLAPLRKSNPAIAYGTTQQRWINNDVYIYERKFGNNVALVAINRNLSTSYNITGLYTALPAGTYTDVLGGLLNGNSISVASDGSVTPFTLSAGEVAVWQYVSSSNSPLIGHVGPTMTKAGQTITIDGRGFGTTSGQVLFGSTAGTIVSWDDTEVKVKVPSVTPGKYNISLKTSSGATSNTYNNINILTGNQICVRFVVNNASTVYGENVYLTGNVAELGNWDTSKAIGPMFNQVVYQYPTWYYDVSVPAGTTIQFKFIKKNGNTITWEGGSNHTYTVPSSGTGTVIVNWQQ, from the coding sequence ATGAAAAAAACGTTTAAATTGATATTGGTGCTGATGCTTTCACTTACACTTGTTTTTGGATTGACAGCACCAATACAGGCAGCTTCTGATACAGCAGTAAGTAATGTTGTCAATTACTCGACGGATGTAATTTATCAGATTGTCACTGATAGATTTGTTGATGGAAATACCAGCAACAATCCAACTGGTGATTTGTATGATCCAACACATACAAGTTTGAAAAAGTACTTTGGTGGAGACTGGCAGGGTATTATTAACAAGATAAATGATGGCTATCTAACAGGAATGGGTGTAACAGCAATTTGGATATCTCAGCCTGTAGAAAATATTTATGCAGTCTTACCTGATTCAACTTTTGGTGGAAGTACATCGTACCATGGTTATTGGGCTCGTGATTTTAAGAGAACAAATCCATACTTTGGAAGCTTTACTGATTTTCAAAATTTGATTAATACAGCTCATGCACATAACATAAAAGTAATTATCGATTTTGCACCAAATCATACTTCACCTGCATCTGAAACCGATCCGACTTATGCTGAAAATGGAAGGCTATACGACAATGGAACATTGCTTGGCGGGTATACAAATGATACAAACGGGTATTTTCATCATTATGGAGGAACAGATTTTTCATCTTATGAAGATGGCATTTATCGTAACTTATTTGATTTAGCAGATTTAAATCAACAGAATAGTACAATCGATTCATACTTAAAATCAGCAATTAAGGTGTGGCTCGATATGGGAATAGACGGTATACGTCTAGATGCTGTAAAACATATGCCGTTCGGATGGCAGAAGAATTTTATGGATAGCATATTGAGCTATAGGCCTGTATTTACATTTGGAGAGTGGTTTCTTGGAACGAATGAAATTGATGCAAATAACACATACTTTGCGAATGAAAGCGGTATGAGTCTTTTGGACTTTAGGTTTTCTCAAAAAGTGAGGCAGGTATTTAGGGATAATACGGATACTATGTATGGACTTGATTCAATGATTCAATCAACTGCATCTGATTATAATTTTATAAATGATATGGTTACTTTTATTGATAATCATGATATGGATAGATTCTATAATGGTGGTTCTACTCGTCCAGTTGAACAAGCATTAGCATTTACTTTGACTTCGAGGGGAGTACCTGCTATATATTATGGAACAGAACAGTATATGACAGGCAATGGAGACCCTTATAATAGAGCTATGATGACCTCATTTAATACATCAACTACAGCATATAATGTAATTAAAAAACTTGCTCCTTTGCGCAAATCTAATCCTGCAATTGCTTATGGTACTACTCAGCAACGTTGGATAAACAATGATGTTTATATATATGAAAGAAAATTTGGGAATAATGTTGCTCTTGTTGCTATAAATAGAAATCTTTCAACAAGTTATAATATAACAGGACTGTATACAGCGCTTCCTGCTGGTACTTATACTGATGTTCTTGGTGGACTTTTAAATGGTAATAGTATTTCTGTCGCGAGTGATGGTTCTGTAACACCATTTACACTTAGTGCCGGTGAAGTTGCAGTATGGCAGTATGTAAGTTCAAGTAATTCTCCGTTGATAGGACATGTTGGGCCAACAATGACAAAAGCAGGGCAAACTATAACAATAGATGGAAGAGGTTTTGGTACGACATCAGGACAAGTTTTGTTTGGTTCGACGGCTGGTACTATTGTCTCTTGGGATGATACAGAGGTAAAAGTAAAAGTTCCTTCGGTGACACCTGGTAAATATAATATATCATTAAAAACTTCAAGTGGTGCTACAAGCAATACTTATAATAATATTAACATTCTTACAGGCAATCAGATATGTGTTAGATTTGTTGTAAATAATGCAAGTACAGTGTATGGAGAGAATGTTTATCTTACTGGTAATGTAGCTGAATTGGGAAACTGGGATACGTCAAAAGCAATAGGACCAATGTTTAATCAGGTAGTATATCAGTATCCTACATGGTATTATGATGTAAGTGTTCCAGCGGGTACAACAATACAATTTAAGTTTATAAAGAAAAATGGCAATACGATAACATGGGAAGGTGGTAGTAACCATACTTATACAGTTCCATCATCTGGTACAGGTACTGTAATTGTAAACTGGCAACAATAG
- a CDS encoding carbohydrate ABC transporter permease, whose translation MRKVHVQKYLLTFLGIVLSLLWISPFYIILVNSFKTKLELFTNTLSLPKSLMLDNYKTAAANLNLSEAFSNTLIITVFSILIIAIFSSMTAYALQRVKRKSSVIIYMIFTVAMLIPFQSVMIPLVAEFGKFHFLTRSGLVFMYLGFGSSLGVFLYYGALKGIPTSLDEAALIDGCSRFRIYWNIILPLLNPTTITLAVLDIMWIWNDYLLPSLVINKVGYRTLPLMIFYFFSQYTKQWNLGMAGLTIAILPVVIFYFLAQRKLVTAIIAGAVKQ comes from the coding sequence ATGAGAAAAGTTCATGTTCAAAAATATTTATTGACATTTTTAGGAATTGTGCTTTCGCTTTTATGGATATCTCCTTTTTATATAATACTTGTCAACTCTTTCAAGACAAAATTAGAGCTGTTTACAAATACATTGTCACTTCCAAAAAGTTTGATGCTGGATAATTATAAAACGGCAGCCGCAAATTTAAATTTAAGTGAAGCATTTTCAAATACATTAATAATAACGGTTTTTAGCATATTGATTATTGCAATATTTTCATCTATGACGGCATATGCACTTCAAAGAGTAAAAAGAAAAAGCAGTGTAATTATATATATGATTTTTACAGTGGCTATGTTGATCCCGTTTCAATCAGTTATGATTCCATTAGTAGCGGAATTTGGCAAATTTCATTTTCTTACAAGGTCAGGGCTTGTGTTTATGTATTTGGGATTTGGATCAAGCTTAGGAGTGTTTTTATACTATGGTGCATTAAAAGGAATACCGACATCTTTAGATGAAGCAGCATTAATAGATGGTTGCAGTAGATTTAGAATTTACTGGAATATTATATTGCCTTTATTAAATCCTACTACGATTACTTTGGCTGTATTGGATATCATGTGGATATGGAATGACTACTTATTGCCATCTTTAGTCATAAACAAAGTTGGTTATAGGACTCTCCCATTAATGATTTTTTACTTCTTTAGTCAATACACAAAGCAATGGAATCTCGGTATGGCAGGGCTAACTATAGCAATTTTACCCGTTGTAATTTTCTACTTCTTGGCGCAGAGAAAATTGGTTACAGCCATAATAGCTGGTGCTGTTAAACAGTAA
- a CDS encoding carbohydrate ABC transporter permease translates to MAKKAKFFKNGIWYWLFIAPTLLSLIIVVLIPFIIGIYYSFTDWNGINQPVFIGLKNFMTLRDDAEFWNSIIFTAKFAVACIVIINVVGLSLAMLVTRKIFARNFMRTAFYLPNLIGGLILGFIWNFIFVDVFQTISDATHIGWLGGWLSTTNTGFWGLVIVTSWQMIGYVMVIYIAYIESIPTDLIEASKIDGANSWQQFRNVVFPLIAPAFTVSLFITLSNSFKLFDQNLSLTAGAPGNTTQMITLNIYQTAFSAQEMAVGQAKAVIMFLIIAVISVIQVYLTQKREVEM, encoded by the coding sequence ATGGCAAAAAAAGCGAAATTTTTTAAAAACGGGATTTGGTATTGGCTTTTTATAGCACCAACACTATTGTCACTTATTATTGTCGTATTAATACCATTTATTATAGGAATATATTATTCATTTACAGATTGGAATGGAATAAATCAACCTGTATTTATTGGATTAAAAAATTTCATGACACTTAGAGACGATGCTGAGTTTTGGAATTCAATAATTTTTACAGCTAAATTTGCAGTCGCGTGTATCGTGATCATAAATGTGGTAGGCTTGAGTCTTGCCATGCTTGTAACAAGAAAAATATTTGCCAGAAATTTCATGCGTACAGCATTTTACTTGCCTAATCTAATAGGTGGACTCATATTAGGATTTATATGGAATTTCATTTTTGTGGATGTGTTTCAAACAATTTCAGACGCTACACATATTGGATGGCTTGGAGGCTGGTTATCCACAACTAATACTGGCTTTTGGGGGCTTGTGATTGTGACATCATGGCAAATGATAGGCTATGTTATGGTGATTTATATAGCATATATTGAAAGCATTCCTACTGATTTAATAGAAGCTTCAAAGATTGATGGCGCAAATTCATGGCAACAATTTAGGAATGTCGTATTTCCGCTTATAGCGCCAGCGTTTACAGTGAGTTTGTTTATTACGCTTTCAAATTCATTTAAACTATTTGATCAAAACTTATCATTAACTGCTGGAGCGCCTGGCAATACCACACAAATGATAACACTTAATATATACCAAACGGCTTTTTCAGCTCAGGAAATGGCTGTAGGACAGGCAAAAGCGGTAATAATGTTCTTAATAATTGCTGTTATTTCTGTCATTCAAGTTTACTTGACACAGAAAAGAGAGGTTGAGATGTGA